TCTGGAAATTCTGGAAAAAACATTAAAAACAAAAGCCGGAGAAACCACAAAAGATGGAGTGTTCAGTATAGAAGTGGTGGCATGTATCGGTGCTTGCGGATTGGCTCCGGTAATCTGCATCAATGGAAATTTTCATGCAAAAGTCACAAATCAGTCAATTGTTGAAATTATTGATAATTATAGGAATTTAAGCGAATAAATCATGGAAGGCACTGAAAATACAGTTAAGGAATTTTTCATAAATGAAGTTTTACGGGATTATTCCAATAATTCGAAAGATAAGGAAACGCTTAAAAAGTTGTCGTTTTACAAAAATGAAACTATTGATAAACCAATCATCTATATTGGTGCCGGAACTTGCGGTTTAGGAGCAGGTGCCGATAAAACCATCCATAAAACAAGACAATATTTAGCAGATAAAAACATTGAGGCGCGTATCGTTAAAACCGGTTGTATTGGTTTATGTTCATCAGAACCTATTATGGATGTTCAATTACCGGGGCATAACCGTATATCTTTCGAAGCGATTACCGAGGATAAAGTTGATGCATTACTTGATGCCATTTTTAAACTCGAACTTCCCGGTGAAAAGCCAATTGGTCAGTTTATACTACCGGATAGCAGAATCTGGGAAGGTGTAGTTGATATTAACAAACATCCATTTTTTGCGAACCAGCAAAGATTGGTTTTGAAGAATTGCGGAATTATTGATCCGGTCAGCATCGAAGAGTATATCGCCAAAGGCGGATATAAAAGTTTTGTAAAAACCATCAGCATATATAATCCGGCAGAAGTGTGCCAACTTATTCTCGACAGCGGTTTGCGAGGCAGAGGAGGAGGGGGATTTCCTTCGGGAATGAAATGGAAATTTGCTAATAAAGAAATCAGTGATCAAAAATATTTGATCTGCAATGCAGATGAAGGTGATCCGGGCGCATTTATGGATCGCGCAGTTATCGAAGGGGATCCGCATAAATTAATTGAAGGAATGGCCATTGCAGCTTTCGGAATTGGAGCTACAAAGGCATACATCTATATCAGGGCCGAATACCCATTGGCTATTGAGCGATTGTATCTGGCCATTCAGCAAGCCAAAGATTATGGTTTGGTTGGAAAAAATATTTTTGGCACGGGTGTAGATTTTGAAATTAAGGTTAAAATGGGTGCAGGGGCATTTGTTTGTGGAGAAGAAACTGCCCTAATGCAGAGTATTGAAGGTAAAAGAGGAATGCCAAAGCCTCGGCCCCCATTCCCGACCACCAGTGGATTATTTGGTAAACCAACTGTTATTAATAATGTTGAAACGCTTTCGAATGTCCCTGAAATAATTGAAAAAGGCAAAGAATGGTTTGCTTCGATTGGAACCGAAAAAAGTAAAGGAACAAAAGTTTTTGCACTCTCCGGAAAAATCACGTTGACCGGTTTGATCGAAGTGCCAATGGGAACTACCATTCGTGATATTTTATTCAAAATTGCCGGAGGCATTAAAGATGGTAAGAAATTCAAAGCCGTTCAAATCGGAGGTCCATCAGGGGGATGTATTACTGAGCAGAATCTGGATATTCAAATAGATTACGATTCATTATTAGCTGTGGGTGCTATGATGG
This Bacteroidota bacterium DNA region includes the following protein-coding sequences:
- a CDS encoding NADH-quinone oxidoreductase subunit NuoF, whose amino-acid sequence is MEGTENTVKEFFINEVLRDYSNNSKDKETLKKLSFYKNETIDKPIIYIGAGTCGLGAGADKTIHKTRQYLADKNIEARIVKTGCIGLCSSEPIMDVQLPGHNRISFEAITEDKVDALLDAIFKLELPGEKPIGQFILPDSRIWEGVVDINKHPFFANQQRLVLKNCGIIDPVSIEEYIAKGGYKSFVKTISIYNPAEVCQLILDSGLRGRGGGGFPSGMKWKFANKEISDQKYLICNADEGDPGAFMDRAVIEGDPHKLIEGMAIAAFGIGATKAYIYIRAEYPLAIERLYLAIQQAKDYGLVGKNIFGTGVDFEIKVKMGAGAFVCGEETALMQSIEGKRGMPKPRPPFPTTSGLFGKPTVINNVETLSNVPEIIEKGKEWFASIGTEKSKGTKVFALSGKITLTGLIEVPMGTTIRDILFKIAGGIKDGKKFKAVQIGGPSGGCITEQNLDIQIDYDSLLAVGAMMGSGGLVVMDEDTCMVDVAKFFMDFIQRESCGKCIPCREGTKRMLEILESITNKPHSQTNNEALERFKGIMQLEKLARVIKDTSLCGLGQSAPNPVLSTLLWFRDEYDAHIYDRKCPAGICTNLRTFKIDVDVCTGCTVCSKKCPTGAIIGAKKTPHFIVEDKCIGCGSCEEVCKFNAISVV